A portion of the Clostridium gelidum genome contains these proteins:
- a CDS encoding LacI family DNA-binding transcriptional regulator produces the protein MATVIDVAKEADVSVATVSRVLNNSFMVTEEKRERVRAAIDKVGYKVSAKNKEVKRTNLKVILVITGTLLEDLFNSFQDTACELGYHIIYHYCSNPSSTEGAKEVVNILKNNIIAGIILLDISESNNEFKQIISHYPVVQIGKPLLDTIDNYIVSADDRTIAYDVVSHIIQTGKKRIAIISGATEGKIVHFEREREKGYMDALRDNNLPCDDSLIFHVDFTIDGGSDATKKILALENRPDAIFCISDNLAIGCIYKLKKAEISIPDEISVAGIDNSEISEFFDPPITTVDQSFKEIGSETIKMLVSLINGELSRGRKIYIEHQLIVRESTSKEI, from the coding sequence ATGGCAACAGTTATAGACGTTGCAAAAGAGGCAGACGTTTCCGTTGCAACAGTTTCACGTGTATTAAATAATAGTTTTATGGTTACAGAAGAAAAACGCGAACGTGTTCGTGCTGCTATCGATAAGGTTGGTTATAAGGTCAGTGCTAAAAATAAAGAAGTAAAACGTACTAACTTAAAAGTTATTTTAGTTATTACTGGTACTCTTCTTGAAGATTTATTTAATAGTTTTCAAGATACTGCTTGTGAGCTGGGATATCATATTATCTACCATTATTGCAGCAATCCAAGTAGTACAGAAGGCGCAAAAGAAGTTGTTAATATACTAAAAAATAATATTATTGCAGGAATTATCTTGTTAGATATATCAGAAAGCAATAATGAATTTAAACAAATAATTAGTCATTATCCAGTAGTTCAAATCGGTAAGCCACTTTTAGATACAATTGATAATTATATTGTTTCTGCTGATGATCGTACAATCGCTTATGATGTAGTTTCTCATATTATTCAAACTGGCAAGAAAAGAATTGCTATTATTTCTGGGGCAACTGAAGGTAAAATTGTACATTTCGAACGTGAACGAGAAAAAGGTTATATGGATGCTTTAAGAGATAATAATCTTCCTTGTGATGACTCTTTAATATTTCATGTTGACTTCACAATAGATGGAGGAAGTGATGCTACAAAAAAAATTCTTGCTTTAGAAAATAGACCTGATGCGATTTTTTGCATAAGTGATAATCTAGCTATAGGATGTATTTACAAGTTAAAAAAGGCTGAAATATCAATTCCTGATGAAATTTCTGTTGCTGGTATTGATAATTCTGAAATTTCAGAATTTTTTGATCCTCCAATCACAACTGTAGATCAATCATTTAAAGAAATTGGCTCTGAAACTATCAAAATGCTTGTATCTTTAATTAATGGAGAGCTATCTAGAGGAAGAAAAATTTATATTGAGCACCAACTTATAGTTAGAGAATCAACTTCAAAAGAAATATAA